In Anopheles arabiensis isolate DONGOLA chromosome 2, AaraD3, whole genome shotgun sequence, the genomic window CATGACTAGAGTTATCTATGGGAGTGATGTACGATACAGACGCTATATAGTGATATAGACGATGGATTCAGTGCCAGATGAACTATGagctgctggtgtgtgtgtgcaatttgATAGCAAACGAAAGCACAGGTCTGGTGGTTGAAATTGTGTGAAAATTTTAAGCTTGGTAAATTAATTGCTTAAAGTAGCAAATACGGTGGCAAATTTTAATGACAAATAGTAAAGAAAAACACGTAAATGTAAATGCATCTTAAACGAGATAATTGATCGCTGAACTGATTGTTGACAGGATGATTGTTTGTCGCCAAACATACTTGTATTGATTCTTTTAAATTGACTtgtattgaaattttaaaagcaACGGGCATATGCTATGGTTTCAATGTTCTATCAGTTGTATTTTAAAACAGTATATCAAATGTATTGTTgaagtattgttttttttttgacaatttcCTTATTGTGTGACGTAACCGTGTTTGAAGTTAACTAATTACTGAGTGGATTTTCGAAATTCGATATAAATGATCAAGTCTAAGAATTTATCAGATTATTCTGAAAAAATATCGTTTAAATTAGTGACCGTTTTTGGATTTGAAACTGCCATGCTCTAACTATATACATTTCGTGGCGATTTCTGGCAATTTCTACATTTTTATGGGACTTTTTGGTGGTCCCTAACAAATATTATCAACGTTGGTTTggattaaataaatatcgaAATTGTATGTTTAATGCTCTCAGAACGACATTTGATATTTTCTAAACAAGCTGTGGAAGCTTATGCAATTATTTCTGCTCTTTAAAACtgttattttgacatttttagtTAACACGACCATGATAAAGAAAGGATTTATATCGGTACTTATTTTCAACTGACAATAAACTGCTCAAGTGCTGAAAATTCTATTACTTCAAACTATTTAAATGTATCTTAACGAATCATTaaaaatcttttaaaattgtgtATGAGTTCTCGTGGTACAGCATGTGTACAttggataaaacaaaacaataaccgTACCAGCAAAGCATTCAGAATCCATTGGAAATGTACAAAACATTGCGACAGTTCATACTATTCTTGTTTACACTTCTCACTTTAGCCAAGGTACTcgtttgaagatttttttgtagaaCGAGCTGTGATCCTCAAAATGAGAGTGACTCTATTTGAGAGTAGAATAGAACATGTTTCAAACCGATGCTCAACACGACATAAAGGgacacaaaaatcaacaacactgAGAAAAATGCTGGTGTGTAGTAAggtggaaaaacaaatacCGAACGGACAAAGGTTGAGAAAGGAGAAGAAGGTACGTGTGCTTGGACACAATAAACTCACGCGATATGCAGCGATACAGAAACGTAGAtcgatagagagatagagagggagaaagagaatgtgtgattttgcaaaaaacaaatagtAGGGATAGGAACAGAAACAGCATTCGAGTTGTATGCATACGAACATGGTAGGAAAGCAACACAGAGTTGAAATCGGAAGCACTTACTCTCGGCACCATTTACCTACGAACGGTCCTGCTGGAACGTCGAGCTAGCGCAAAGGGACGAGCTTTCGAAAGCTCAATCTAAATCCTATCTAAAGCGGAAGCTCTATACACACAATCAAGAAACGGTTTAACATCTGGCTAGGCTCGAACCCAAGCTGATAGTAGTAGCAAGGGCGTAAGCTAATTTCGTGTAAGAACGGCTGCTGTCTGACATTTATCACCTGATCAACTGCTCCTGTTTCTGCTGCTTTGAAGGTATAGATCTTGCCCTCCCTCATGCTAATACAGTACAAAATGACCCCCGCGAAATGCGTAATGTATTAAATTGGTACGAAATTTGCGCAacataaaaccaaaacacatttGTGGATGGAAGGAACGGAAAAtcaaaaacggaacaaaaacacacacacgaagatGAAATTTAAAGTACGGATAACAGCGATGGATGGCAAATGAATGGGTGAGCACAAGCACAACAACATGTACCTGGTGTGTGGGGTCGAACGTAAGCTGGCTGCAACTGGGCCGAAAACCGTTGCCGGTGCGGCAAATGCTGAACGAACATCACTTATCCGGTGGTTGGTGGCTTTTTCGTTAATTGATCTATCTGTTTAATCTATCGGTAGCTCACTCTctgtatctttctctctctctttctgttaTTTAAACAACATACTCAACAGTGGTCAGGGTGAGAAGAGCAGTAGGTTCACTAAATCACAAATTCCGAATGCGCCAAACAATTTTGCCTCGAAAGCTTACCACCAGTGCACCACCGGAATGATGGGACAGAGCAGGGAACCATCCTGCGCCGACGGGAGTGGTAAGTGGGAAAgctactaacacacacacacttacacgcgcgcacacaaacacactcacacaacgaACCTCCGTTAGGGAGGTTAACACTAGAGGAAGGGAGGATTGAGTGTAGCTTACTCACACCGGAGCCCCGAGGTGGCACGGGAAGGCCCAGCGTCCCAGTTCGTTCAGCATTGGTCGGCGGCAACTCTGTGGCAGCTGGAGTAGTGTGTAACTATTTCgttttgcttctgctgctctACCAAACGGTTCCGTGGTTCGGCGCACACCCGGAACCACGTTTTGCGGCACTTGCGGCAAGCTTACTTCTCGGGCTGCCTGCCTTCAATGGGGAAGGGGATGGAGAAGGAACGACGGgggaagggggaaggggggaaaGCATGGCCGATCCGATCTGCGGGATCGGATGATGGTGTGGCGAACTGATGACATTAGGCGACGAATGATCAATAACACGTGTACGTGAAACATATCACTAAGGCGATACATGGAATTTAATACCAGTTTGGGCCCATCGGTTGGCCGATTAGTCGGTGTTCTAATTTAGAGACAAAGGGGGCGGGGAGGGGGAAAAGGACTCGGGGAAGGCAAGAACCAAATGTTgtaagaaacacaaaacaaaacaaaaaagatacaaGTCAACAAAGCACGCCCCAGGTGTTAAATAAAAACGAGTTGTTCGGTGAGCGAAAGAAGGGATCACAAAACGCTCGCCGGCTTGAACAACTGGGTTCCGTTTacggacaaaaacaaaagtttggggaaaaaacaacacacacacacgcgcgcaggCGGATGCTAGCGGGATATATTGTGGTCCGCCTCGCTCCCGCACCGTTACTTACCGGCCGATGCCTTCGCCGTACTTGACCGTGCCGAACAGTATCGTACCGGCGAGGGCGTAGAAGAACACCAGCAGAAACATGCCGAAGATGATGAAGAACGATTTGCACACCGACACACCGACGGTAAGCATTAACATTTTCAAGGTCGTATGCTTGCCAGTTATTGTGAAAAATCGCAATATGACAACCATAAAACCAATGAAATATGATAAATCGCTCTGGTGGCGTAGTGGAATAGTAGTGGATTGTCCCCGGACCGCGGCGGCATTATGATGAGGCAAGATTCGGAAAGATTAATACCAGGTTGAAATACCGGGTGCTTGGGTTTCACCGTGTGGGGGAGGGGATGCATTATCACTTACTCGCAGTGTGGTTTGCAGAAAAATCCAGACAACGCCGGCGACGGTGACGAGCAGATCGTACCGATTGCGGCGCGACTGCCAGTAGCCGCGCGGCGTAAAGGCGATATTCTTCATGACGACCTCGATCACGAACACGAACGTGAGGATGGTGCTTACGATCACCAGCCGCTCGGTGTGTACTTCGTCTTTCGTCCACTGCGAAACGAAAGGAGGGAgagtttttcaattttaatttcaatatagTCAATTGTCTACTTAAGGTTTAACAATGTGTAAACTTAttctttaataaattaaaagctGTGGAAAACTGATCAAAAAAGGGGGTTATGAAGGATTAGGACTAAATGAAAGCGGGAGCGGAATGAGGCATGTGATCAATTGAAATCCAacaaatgagatttttttttcgaaagagCGTATGTATTGCAAAAGTGGATCAAAGTTCCCAAATTGAATGCGTCTTCTTTCTATAGTAAGAGGAGTTTCGAGTCGAAAAGAGTGTGGAGGAACGTAAACATTGATTAAGGAAAGAAGAGTCGGGCTAGTCTGTTTGGTGAAGGAAAATCGATACGATAAAAGACGCTTTTGCCAATACAAACGCCGTGATTCTAGGGATTCGAGACTTATGATTTAACAGCATTTTTCTTAGGGGAGGAGGTAGTTGAGGGAACATACAATTGAAGAATACTTAATAATGGGTCGAACTAAGCTGCAATAGAGCTCTTTAAAGCAATGAGGATCCGTAAAGTATGTTCCGATTCGACGTAACATGGCAAGAGCACCAAAGGCCTTACTAATTGCTGTCTCAAGATGAGTAGTAAGTGAAAGCCGTTCATTCAGTATAATACCAAGATCTTTGACATATTTTGACGGAGTCTGTTGTACATCCTCAATAGAATATGGGTAAGATATGGGATTAGTCGAGCGGCTGAAGGATATAACGGTACATTAAGGGAGACATAACAAAAGATCATTAGAGACATACCATATAGAGAGAAGGTTTAAAAGTCTTTGAAGAGATATACAATCAGATAGggttatatatttttaaatcatcacAATACATCAAGAAAATGAATCATTGCGAAGGATGAAGCTAATATCATTAACATACGGGATAAACAAAAGCGGACTAAGTGAACTGCCTTGGGGGATGCCTGGTGGGCATATGAAAGAGGGGTAGAGATAAGATCCTAATTTAACGAAGGATGCTATCCAAGGTAGTAAAACGTATCCTAGCCCGAGTTTCTTTAGTTTGGCAACGAGACACGCCGTGAAAGACCGACTTAAAAACGGTGTAAATCGTATCTACTTGACCGCCAGAATCAAGATCAAGAATCATGATCACAGTCAAGATTTGACCCCAACCACAATAACGAAGTAATCGGGAATGTACGATGTGTTCTATGATATATGAGCAGgcattttgtttacatattcCTCTGTAATTAGAAACTAATTTTCCGTCTCCTTTTTGAAAACGGGCACTAGCCAACAAGAATTCCAAAACTTTGGGAAGCAAGCAGTTTTAAGAGACTCATTGAACAAGGCAACCAAATGAGGAGCGATAATATCACTAACACATTTCAGAATTGATATTGGGATTCCGTCGATGGGACTTGGGGAGGAAGAATGTTTGGTGTGGTATAAGGCAGTTAAAATATCTGATTCGGTGATAAATAGTGAATTAACGTTGAATACATCGGAAGAAGTGTAACAGAGGGCATCGGAGAACGTTAGTATGGGAAAAACATTGGAAAaatgtgatgcaaatacaTAACATAAGCCTTCTGGAGATGTAACAACAGATTGTCCGGAGATCATTGATGAAGGGATATAGGAAGGTCTAGGAAGTTCAATAAAAGCTTGTTGCTGCCTGCTAACAACTCACCGTAATCGAAAGCAGCATACTgttcaccagcaccaccacggcGATGCACCGCTTGAACGCAATGTGCTGCGTAATGTCGTAGACGAAGGCGCGGAACTTGCGGCCATCCGGCCGGGGCGGCAAATGGAGCGGCTGGGCAATCTTTAGCCGCTTCTTCAAATCGCACCAACGGCGCTGATCGACGGTCAGCAGTGCGGTACCCTTGTTCTCGGAGTAGTTGGCAATGACCACGCCAACGAACAGCGTCAGACCGATCATACACCCCAGGAAGATGTACACGTGGATATAGATTGCGTGCACCGGGCCGAGCGCTTTGATCAGCACGTCGCGCACATCGATCCACCCCTTGTACGAGAGCACCTCGAACAGGGCTAGCATGGCGTCGCCGATGTTGTCGAAGTTGAAGCGGCGCGGGTTGGCCCACACCCGCGGCACCAGCATCGACGGGTAGGACTCGTTCACGCCCGGCGTCAGCTTCATCTTGGTGACGAACACGCGCCGCATAAACACGCCGACACAGTCCTCCCGCTTCTCGATTGTGGGATCGTTGCAGCGGGCCAGCCGGCCCCCGTACAGCTGCACGCCGTAGCTGGCGAAGATGAACATCAGCAGTATGAGCAGGGTCGAGACGAGCAGTATCTCCTTGAAGCCGCGGCACAGCTCGTACACCACCTTGCGCATGTGCGGCACGAGCGTGAAGATGCGCAGCGGTCGCAGGCAGCGCAGTATCATGAGCAGCTGGGCGGACGAGTTGCTCGGCACCTGGCGCGGCATCCAGATGAGGAAGCTGGTGGACACGACGTAGATGAACACGTCCAGCACGGACGCCACGTCCTTGATGTACGCTTTCGGCGTGAAGAACAGCCCGTCGGCCAGTATTTTCAGCGCCAGCTCGAGGCTCATAAAGATGACGAACGTGTACTCGGCCACCTGCAGGGCTACGTGCTCCATCACGCGGTACTGCGGCGTTTCGAACATCATCGAGATGCAGGACAGCGTCGTGACGAAGATCATCACCCAGTCGAGGTACGTTACCAGGCCGAGGAAGTTGCTACGAGGAAATGCAAAGGGAAACGATCACCATCCATGCCGGAAACCTTCCGCCCCATTAGCCCGATACTTACTGAAGACTTTTGTACTGCACCTTGCGCTCCTTCCCGGTGAGTGGATCCTTCAGCCGCGCATCGTACCGGCCGTGCACGATCCGCTGGCAGATCTTGCGGAACCGGCTTTCCCGGGGCACCGCAAACAGGGGCGTATCGAAGAAGGGATGATTTTCGCGCAGATCCTCCTCGCGCTGATTGCGGCGCATCTCCGCCTGCTGCCGCTTCGCCTGCAGAATCTTGATGTCGAGATCGTGCGGTCTGGCCCGGGAGGAGGTGACCCGGCTCGCCGCCCCAATGTCCCCATTCTCCATCAGATGCTCGTACGTTTGCTTCAGCTTGATCGAGCCGCTCCGCACCGAGCGCCGAATCGACCGGGAGCCAAACTTTTTCTGATCCACCCGCCACGGCTTGGTCTGCGTGATCGTGCCCTGCGGCTTCAGGCCCGCCTTGGTGCCGGCCACCGGCAGCATCGACGAGTCGCCCAGCATTAGCCGCTGGTTGTTCGAGTCGTTGATGATGTGCGTGATCGCGAGCTTGCGCAGATCGCTGCCCACCATGCAGACTTTGGCCGTTTTGTTCATCACGTTGATCGGGCGGTGCTTCTTGTAGGCGATGCGCGAATCCCAACACTCCGGCATCGGGCGCTGGTAGCCCTCCAGGTCCTCCGGCTCCATCTCCAGCACGAACTGCTTCATGAACGATTCGCGCACCTTCGGCAGGGTGAAATCGTTCGGGATTTTGTGCAGTATCGCCATCTGCGGCGAGTCGGGGAACTTTTCGAAAATGCGCAACCGAAACGGTAACGTCTCCTTGATCTCGGCGCTCTGCTCGCGGAACTTGAGCTGCTTCAGCTTTTTGATGTCCTCGTCCAGCTCGAGATTGTCGAGGATGACCGCCACGAACAAGCTCAACACAATCTGTGGGTAGAGTGCGCAAGAAGCGCGTGTTTGTTAATACAGCAATGGGGATCAAGCAAAGTGGTGACAATGCGACAACTTACCAGCGTCACGAACAGATGGTACAGGATGAAGTAGACCGCAACGAGCGGCGTGAGCGTTTTGCTCGTCCTTATCATCGTTTCGTCCATGACCTCGACCCACGCCTCCTGCGTCAGGATCTGAAACATGGACATGAACGCGTCCGGGAAGCTCTCGAACTTGGTGTAATCGCACAGGAAGCAAAACAGCTGCATCGAAATGCTGGAGCTGATGATCAGCAAGCACATGGTGAAGATGATGAGCGAACCGAGCTTCTTGCCCGGTCCGAAGATCTTGTACACGAAGCCTTCCAGCATGGGCGACGCCTTGATGAGGCGCACCACGCGCAACACCTGGAAGTAGGTGAACCCGCTCAGGTACAGCGCCGGGATGATGTGGAGCGTTGTGCCGATCGCTAGCAGCAGCTCGAACTTGTGTATCGAGTGCTTGAAGTAGCTGCGCCACCCAAGACAGTAAATCTTGAACAGCGTTTCGAGATCGAGAAAGAACGTAAAGGTGATCTCGATGTAGTAGTACTTCTCGTAAAACACCTGCCGCTGGCGACCGTCGTGCTTGAAGTGCATCGTTGCCGTGACGATCCCGTTCGCCAGCACGACCGTCATGACGAGCATGCGGAAGTACGGCGAGCGCAGGATCGTGTGGCACGTTTCCGGCGCAATGCCGCCATGCTTGTTGTCGTCGATCGTGACCAGCTTCCAGCCGCTATCGTCGCCGGTGATGATCTGCGACGCGGTACTGTTCTGGATGTGGCCCCGCACGCCCCACATCTGCTGGAACTGGACGCGTATCTCGTTGAACGTTTCCGTGATGACGGCGATGAAGACGTTCTTCACCAGCCACGCCAGGAAGAAGATCATCGTGCTGAAGTAGAAGGCGGCGCGCCAGGCGGGCAGCGAGTCGATCGCCCGGTACATGATGAACACCCAGCCCTCCTGCGAGGCCGCCTGGTACACGGTGAAGATGCTGGTCGCAATGTCCTCGAACCCGGTAAACCCCATCGCGTAGTTGCTCAGGAAGTCCATCTTCATGCACTTCATGCCGGTGGGGCACTGGTAGCCGGAGTTCGGGTCGAGCGAGCAGAATGTGTCCGGGATGGCGAGCGAGTTGATCGTCAAGCTTTCCGGCTCGGTCGTGTTCAGCACGCAGTGGTTCTTGAGCTCGCCGAAAAACTGCACCCCCAGCAGCCCGTACAGCGACATGAAGAACAGGAAGAACAGCGTTACGTTGTAGATCTGCTGGCTGGAGCGCTTGAAGATTTGATTGATGCGGCTCTTGGGCATCGAGAACTTGAGGAAGACGCGCAGGAAGCGTATCATGATGAGGGGCCGCGGTGCCCGCACCGTGCTGAGGTACGAGAACTTCGGCACGATGCCGAGCATCTCGAACACCTGCAGGCTGACGGAGAGCCACAGAAACAGCACCATGGAAGCATCGAACTGGCACCAGTGGTCCTTAAAGTATGGTGCTTCGCCCTGCCGGGAAAGGGAAAATGGTTGCCTTTTGAATAAAGATGATACAAAACACTCCTACATCACTATACTCACCCGCAACGCTCCTCGGATATGTATCTTGGCTATCATTTCGGAGGTGAAGAGCAGCGTGGCAACCGAGTCGCAGCAGAACGTGCAGTACTGCAGGAACGGGTGCCGCTCGAAGGTTTTCGGTGTGTTTAGCGACACGGACGTCAGCGATATCAAGGCACACAGTCGCATCAGCCGGCGGACCCACAGCTACGGGTGCGATGACCGAATACACAGTCGGAGCACACCATTGAAGCGGACCGATGAAACAAAGAGGAATGGAAGGGATTAGTTCCAGCCGTTGGCAGCGTTGGGGAACGAACAGGGAGTAACGTATTTCGTAGCGCAAGAATATATAGAGGCGGTATCGATTTGGCAAGGATTTATGGTGACTTCATGCCATGCATCATCGGTTTACGGTACCGACAAAACGCCGGAGCATTGAGCATGCTTTTAGATTGAGTGAccgttttgccttttttttgcatttagaTGTGTTTGGTGTTTAGGGTTATATTTTTAGCATTCTTCTCGTTCTCGGCATGCGAAAGCAAAGCGTTAAAAGGAGCATGCCAAACACAACGCATTTACATTTGGAATAACTATCATTATATGGGGAGTAATGAAttattggttttggaatggaGATTCGGTGCGGGACGAAAATAGCAACATAAtgatttgttcaaggtaaaacGAAGAGTTTTTGTCAGGATAACGAAAAAAGCTTTTCTATTAAAAACATCTACATATATCAAAAGTAAAGAAGGAAGGTTTTCATTGAAGcgaataaattaaagcaaaggTTATAAAATAGGTAAGTTCACGCTCGTTCTTACTTTTAACTTTTACCACTCGAATGGTTTAGAAATTCCCAAATAGAAATTTCTACACATTcaggtttattttttaaataattggaATGTTTGGAGCTATTAGATGCCTTCATATTTGTAGTTTCACGAGCTTATTCAAATGGTCGACATATATCGTTATGATTCAAATCACGGATGGCTTCAAATTCcagacatttttcatgtttttattgaatttcttcatATCCAGTCcatgatgtttttcaacagctgtcaaatggtttatttgtatcaaaatgaaatttcagtttcaacgcATGATTtaaacacataacaaagaactgtcaaactcaatccagctgaAAGTCGTGTTAAAAATCGTGctgtagaaataaaaaaaaaattatgatggaaatgaaatgtcatatCGATGTGGAACAAGATTTTGCACGCGGTCAGCCACCAAAGTGAAATTCTTATTTGGAAGGTGAAATATCTGTCAGATAACGACAGCCAGTGATGTATGTTCGTGTACAAAATCGCaactaaatccattaaaaaactgcaatatcaagtattttgttaatttttagtCAACAGTTCACCATTTCTTTCCATTTGTAAATGTTCCACTTAAGAAGAAACTCTTTGTAAGTGATTTCGAAAGCGGATGTTGTAAAAGCAACTGTatatttcgcctgtcaaatagttcatttcgctgtatttATCACCTCGTCTATATAGGCCCCACGGTTatattcgaaactgacttgaaaaaccctgtattgaaTTTCTTCATGTTCAGTCCTTGGCTatactgctttttttttttaattccggGCAGCCGAAGTAAATTGGGATTTAttgcataaaaatatattttagacagtgctaacaacaaataaaaaacaacgatatttGAATATGTATGTGAGAAATGCATTGATGACCGTATGGGAAATTCCGTCTATTCGCGTAGCATATCTTCGATTCGAAATcaaaatgcatcaaaacaagagaaaaagagcTCTCAAACCCTGTTGGTTTCTAAACCCGTTATCGTTTTGTCGATCAAGGAGCACACCGAAAATCGTAATTTAGTGTTCAGACTTGAAAAGAAGTTTAAAACGCAAAAAGGTGTAGTGTATGTGAATTTGAAGATTATTGACGATATTTTGAGGGTGTCCGGAATTCGAATCAAAACGTTCGTAATTTTAAACATGAGCTCGAAACTGTCCGGAATAtggatgaaaatattgttgcattttcatgattttttgcaatgttttgagTAAAATTATTGTAATCTATTTATTTTCTGCCTAtgtattaattatttattagttATTTAAAGCTTTATATATTCAAATATAGCATCGCGACCGATTAGCAAGAGTACAAAAATACTATATTTATGATACATTATATTGCTCGTATACTATTGGGTATTGGGGTGGTCCCGTAGTAACAACATGCTCGGGTACAAGCCTCACATGGGCCCCACCCCTAGCAAGGactggctgcgtggtactgaataagtctcgaacGATACGAAATGTTTcttaaggaaaaaaaaaacttaactgccctagttttgtttttccacacCAATTAACTTATActtgatggagacgcctggtattTTTGGTGTAAAACACCAGGCGCGTCCATCACCttaccgtcgtcgtcgtcgtctgacGTCTAACGAAcgggtgaaatgaatttcctGCTCTCTACTACAACCCATTAATCGAAACACCCTTCAAAGTTCAACGCCACGCTCATTTCACCCGTTTATCAACGGTGCCGGGTGCCGAGCGGAACGGTTATCGGAACTGCCACCCAGGCCGGGGGCAGCCCAATATGAGCAGCCGCGCGGCGTGGTTTATAAATATCACGACAGCCACTCGGCAACACCTGTCCGAAGTATcggcgtttttttattttctatttgtcCCTTTCATTTTCCGGCCCTCCAAGAAACAATGCCATCCAATTTGCTGGTGACACATAAAACAGTGGTATGGCTACGGTGAAAGTAATAGTGAGCGGTGTGGGACGTGCGATACGACTACGACACAGTTGCGATATCGTCCGACGCTCCAGTACAAATGGGTGCGCCCGAATCGAACTGATTAATCGATTCCCGTCGGGTTGGGAATGCGAATCGGAAGCAAAGGTTTATGGCTATCGAATGGTGTGCTACGCAAAGACGAGCAAAGCATATGAGAAGCAAGACGCATGCCACTAGTGTCACAGGCAGAAAgtagaaagaatgaaaaaatatggtagaacaaatggaagcaaaaacaaaaatggatattgaaatgaaaacattcaAGGAAGGTGTGAATTCCTTCAAACAAATACCTTCACTACTACGTATGGTCAGCATTGGGGGTTTT contains:
- the LOC120898598 gene encoding sodium leak channel non-selective protein, whose amino-acid sequence is MLGRKQSIKGEPVLADYGPEESLNESADIEWVNKLWVRRLMRLCALISLTSVSLNTPKTFERHPFLQYCTFCCDSVATLLFTSEMIAKIHIRGALRGEAPYFKDHWCQFDASMVLFLWLSVSLQVFEMLGIVPKFSYLSTVRAPRPLIMIRFLRVFLKFSMPKSRINQIFKRSSQQIYNVTLFFLFFMSLYGLLGVQFFGELKNHCVLNTTEPESLTINSLAIPDTFCSLDPNSGYQCPTGMKCMKMDFLSNYAMGFTGFEDIATSIFTVYQAASQEGWVFIMYRAIDSLPAWRAAFYFSTMIFFLAWLVKNVFIAVITETFNEIRVQFQQMWGVRGHIQNSTASQIITGDDSGWKLVTIDDNKHGGIAPETCHTILRSPYFRMLVMTVVLANGIVTATMHFKHDGRQRQVFYEKYYYIEITFTFFLDLETLFKIYCLGWRSYFKHSIHKFELLLAIGTTLHIIPALYLSGFTYFQVLRVVRLIKASPMLEGFVYKIFGPGKKLGSLIIFTMCLLIISSSISMQLFCFLCDYTKFESFPDAFMSMFQILTQEAWVEVMDETMIRTSKTLTPLVAVYFILYHLFVTLIVLSLFVAVILDNLELDEDIKKLKQLKFREQSAEIKETLPFRLRIFEKFPDSPQMAILHKIPNDFTLPKVRESFMKQFVLEMEPEDLEGYQRPMPECWDSRIAYKKHRPINVMNKTAKVCMVGSDLRKLAITHIINDSNNQRLMLGDSSMLPVAGTKAGLKPQGTITQTKPWRVDQKKFGSRSIRRSVRSGSIKLKQTYEHLMENGDIGAASRVTSSRARPHDLDIKILQAKRQQAEMRRNQREEDLRENHPFFDTPLFAVPRESRFRKICQRIVHGRYDARLKDPLTGKERKVQYKSLHNFLGLVTYLDWVMIFVTTLSCISMMFETPQYRVMEHVALQVAEYTFVIFMSLELALKILADGLFFTPKAYIKDVASVLDVFIYVVSTSFLIWMPRQVPSNSSAQLLMILRCLRPLRIFTLVPHMRKVVYELCRGFKEILLVSTLLILLMFIFASYGVQLYGGRLARCNDPTIEKREDCVGVFMRRVFVTKMKLTPGVNESYPSMLVPRVWANPRRFNFDNIGDAMLALFEVLSYKGWIDVRDVLIKALGPVHAIYIHVYIFLGCMIGLTLFVGVVIANYSENKGTALLTVDQRRWCDLKKRLKIAQPLHLPPRPDGRKFRAFVYDITQHIAFKRCIAVVVLVNSMLLSITWTKDEVHTERLVIVSTILTFVFVIEVVMKNIAFTPRGYWQSRRNRYDLLVTVAGVVWIFLQTTLRSDLSYFIGFMVVILRFFTITGKHTTLKMLMLTVGVSVCKSFFIIFGMFLLVFFYALAGTILFGTVKYGEGIGRRANFGSPVTGVAMLFRIVTGEDWNKIMHDCMVQPPYCTPAANYWETDCGNFTASLIYFCTFYVIITYIVLNLLVAIIMENFSLFYSNEEDALLSYADIRNFQNTWNIVDIHQRGVIPVRRVKFILRLLKGRLECDPQKDRLLFKYMCYELDKLHNGEDVTFHDVINMLSYRSVDIRKALQLEELLAREEFEYIIEEEVAKQTIRTWLEGCLKKIRANNVAKQQNSLIAGLRATNDQKQQQQQQQQQQQQQQQQQQQQQQQQTGTTASSQQLAQQQPTPAQPAQQQQATQTQSHPSQAQSPLQSSTTTSQAPSSAVTSPGQLSKQADESPTGKDAVAGPDPSDTITDQTAKDIENNAKNRKKTAATVLNRSDSTGSSSGRKFLAPTLSDPQAKNEKDRYLSKKKQQRAPPSISVGVKASHLSEIGGHSLHLHYHHSSFSHGGEHSPHAPHHHHLHHHQQQQQQQQQQQQQQDDGTGMKGGPGGPGTGRPGSVGPGGPGGMKQSDGCSINAGGGVPGPNSGVMDALGKPGGPVMGGGGPLDGVGGHPLDGKMNPGLAGMMAGNKPSNKLEYTQQQSQIFVFSTALANKGAEAVLSGQFNSIIAYHCAQMQKQNRLGGPGPDEMSGNSVGPGAMSPWMDHGHHGHGSPDHHPMGPRGMGGPGGPPDGMKKSATIHHTANASCLENDGSLPMFGGGGGVPDGHMPPHMRMGPGGGPGLDPSMVMGKKSATIHHTPNACMDQDGSGLPMYPSDGHGGGPPHMRMNPDGMSKPSTIHHTPSSCMEGDGGGDPGVGGHPGVKMENPSPVGSHISPSGGGGGGVPGGGPGGGHGGGGPGGMGGPGGPGSGGPGGCPSGSHSSSTIIDQMNSLVASLPLMKGGNVLSQSRGHPQPSLQGVKVPDENLTPQQRQHREQQLATLRQMQKMFFPEQRGMGMDPHGMGMRPQFRGPAGGMPPDFGGPPNRPLNPAFMNTPLGSGGVGGPGMGGPVDGGPGPGPGPGPGMINEQIPPMQYNKPNMMNPGMYGGGMGGGGGGGHGGGPMGGPMGGPMGGPMGGPGGPMGGPMGGPMGGPGGGGPMNRMYKADPDPIFPPMTEMGGYGGGGGGVMNNHGPGMFNPGMQQRMGMPPGGGGPGPGGGGPMGGGPVGHMMGGPKMGPDPSMLGGPGGPIPQSPLMDDDLSKGSMQQQQQQQQMMLPANPPLPQQPGTPTGGVGSNGGPMSVGMNPGLNPNGANGTVNNNGKTKEPSLSPEQQQQQQQQQGGPGSNQQQQGPGSQQGPLTPQTPQGGQQTPGQPLTPQTSMAGS